Part of the Lycium ferocissimum isolate CSIRO_LF1 chromosome 6, AGI_CSIRO_Lferr_CH_V1, whole genome shotgun sequence genome, cctcgaaGCTTACTGAGCCAACAATCAGTTGTTTCCTTTTCTGAACCAccaccatctatgtattaaaacacgcCTTAGAAGCTGACTAGGCCAACTATCAGTTATTCCCTTTCTCTACCATCTACTCAACTAAGTAAGTGTgtttaatacatagatggtgataggtagaaaaaaggaacaactgatagttggggtgtgaaactcgcgaaaacatgatagttcaggtgtgttttttacCATTAACTAGTTGCTGCTTATCTAATTTGCAAAAATTATGGGGTTTTCAATGTGACATAAGTTAATGCTGTAGGTATATAGATGACGAGGAAGGAATTAAGAAATACTTTGCTGCATTCCATATGCATGATCCTGCTCCAGTTTCAGTTATCATTGATGATTTTGCTGATTTTTTCGATGAAGGGTACTTCATTTCTAGCCAATCACCTAAAACCATTTTTTGTCTACTACATGACAGTAATAAAGCATCATTTTTATGTATGCATATTTCTAAATCTTACTCAGGAACTGCCAAGAGAGATACAATAATACTCGAGGAAGGGATTTGGCGATGGTTCGGGTATTAGCCCTATGTCGTAATGCCATTATGCATGCTAAGTGAGTGAACTGCCCCTTGAATATTAATTTGGTGCACATTTTATAGTGTTCTCTTGCTGGTTttgatatcaaaatatattcttCCTTAGTGAAAAGGGGCCATGTCAGCTTCTACTCTCTGATACCCATACTGGTGACTCCCCAAGGTTGCTATACATTTACAAGAGATGGGTCTCCTCTatttacacaatcaaaggtaatTTGCTACTTtcgggtgtgtttggtatgtagaaaaatgttttcttggaaaacatgtGGGTTTTGTACTTACTTTCTGGTGTTTGGTAACTAAGCAAAAACATATTATCCTAAGAGCACTTATATGTAATCTAGTAAAACACTATGGGGGCGGGATGGGGTGGGCTTGGGGATGGGGGTGTTGGTAAAGGAGGAGACAATGAACTTGGAATGTCACTTatgaaacttgtttttcctactttcattagggaagtcattttcctcattttaagGAACTTGCTTTCCTAAAGAACATTTTGACCACccaaacatgggaaaattgaaaaatatttcatgaaagtattttcctccataccaaacacacccttttgGTTGATTGGTTTTGCTTTTTAGCTAATGGTTGTGTTTTATtaattggagttggagttgcTTTCTGTTTAGTGTTTACCTTTAATTCTACTATCTtagaaatatttgatttttcatATGGAAGGGGATGGCTTCGGATCATATCTTATTAGGAGTGGCAGCAACTTGGGTGTTGCCAAATCTGCAAAATACTCCATAGCTCTTCAGTATTTGGTATATGAAGGTATTACAGAAGATGAAGAGCAATCAGATGAATGAGTATTTTTCTCTCATAGAGGTTTCAGTATGTCTATCTTCGAATTTTCATCAAGTTAGCTCTTATATTAACATCTCTAGAGGTCCAaagataaattttatttcattgaGTTTTTTATGCTGAACCAGCATCTATTCAGAAAAAGCTAGTGTCGTTGTTATTCGTCTCTGATAATATTACGAGTCTCAGCCAAATATATTTTGACAAGTTCATTGAAATTTGGTGAATGTCAAGAGGGTTTGAGCAATTTTAATAGGATTAACATTCATATGAAAGTTCTGTAACTTGTATGCGCCTTCGCACAATTGTACTTCAAATATCTAGGGTCAGTCACAGATTTATCTAGGGTCAGTCACAGATTCTCTCTCTTTATCCATAGAATGCTTGTAAATGAGTGGTAGGTAGCCAGTGTGATTCAAATAGAATGGTACATTGTTCAATGGGCGAAAAGAGAGGCCGATTGACCACCTTTAAAAGATAGACATTGATATTTACAGTTGCTATGTAGTAAACTCACTCTGAAAATACAATGTACATTCATatgaaaaatccaaaaaaaaaaaaaaaaaaaaaaaaagaagaatgaaaagaaaagaaaaagaactagACAAATTAGTGGGCTATCCCTTGTTTTTACCCCGAGTACGTCACTGGACACtcacatcaaaaaaaaaaaaaaaaaaaaaaaaaaaaaaggaactagTAAAATTAGTGgactatgagcccgtttggattggcttataagttgcttataaattgttttacaaattttttgagtgtttgagtaccaaattaaaatcattttcacAAGATAAAATAAGTCCAAAAATAATCAAACCCATTTGGCTTAAATTATCTAAAAGTAAGGCTATAAAGTGAAAACGAACttataaacccaaaaaaaaaaaagttagcctaccccaacttatttctttttgacttataagctgttttcagcttataagccgcttattttaagcccatccaaacaggctctatacCTTCTTTTCACCTGTTTACTTCACCATACATTCATATGAAAAAtccaaaagagaa contains:
- the LOC132059695 gene encoding uncharacterized protein LOC132059695 isoform X1, giving the protein MLEKFLPLPQFNFHSNDPLLLLSGPPSSGKTSLAFQFAINSATGNDGNAVFICNRRKLETKPPYLAQGIDPSSDVINRIQMKYIDDEEGIKKYFAAFHMHDPAPVSVIIDDFADFFDEGNCQERYNNTRGRDLAMVRVLALCRNAIMHANEKGPCQLLLSDTHTGDSPRLLYIYKRWVSSIYTIKGDGFGSYLIRSGSNLGVAKSAKYSIALQYLVYEGITEDEEQSDE
- the LOC132059695 gene encoding uncharacterized protein LOC132059695 isoform X2; the encoded protein is MLEKFLPLPQFNFHSNDPLLLLSGPPSSGKTSLAFQFAINSATGNDGNAVFICNRRKLETKPPYLAQGIDPSSDVINRIQMKNCQERYNNTRGRDLAMVRVLALCRNAIMHANEKGPCQLLLSDTHTGDSPRLLYIYKRWVSSIYTIKGDGFGSYLIRSGSNLGVAKSAKYSIALQYLVYEGITEDEEQSDE